One Sinorhizobium mexicanum genomic region harbors:
- a CDS encoding ABC transporter ATP-binding protein → MSGLALQNVVKEFGSFRAVNNVELAVPHGTFVCMLGPSGCGKTTLLRMIAGLDLPTGGAIRLDGEDITHVPTHKRNLGMVFQSLALFPHLTVGENIAYPLRIRKAPKEDQKRRVEELLSMIHLSGYADRPVSKLSGGQRQRVAIARALAISPKLFLLDEPLSALDAKLREAMQVELRQLQQQLGITTIVVTHDQREAMTMADTVVVMNGGEIRQAASPIEIYRRPADSFVADFIGQTNLIEAEADTRGYVSVLGQPVQGLALPDGAAKAMLSIRPEDVHLTAPGAGAISGTVTFVRDLGGTIETFVDVAGRQIVAVSTPRERPDVTVGQQVGVALTPDVCVVLRK, encoded by the coding sequence ATGTCGGGACTTGCCCTTCAGAACGTCGTCAAGGAATTCGGGTCCTTCAGGGCCGTCAACAATGTCGAGCTCGCGGTGCCGCATGGCACCTTCGTTTGCATGCTCGGCCCCTCAGGCTGCGGCAAGACGACGTTGCTGCGCATGATCGCCGGCCTCGATCTTCCGACGGGAGGTGCGATCCGCCTGGACGGCGAAGACATCACCCACGTGCCGACCCATAAGCGCAATCTCGGCATGGTGTTCCAGTCGCTGGCGCTCTTCCCACACCTGACCGTCGGCGAAAACATCGCCTATCCCTTGCGAATCCGCAAGGCGCCGAAGGAGGACCAGAAGCGGCGGGTCGAGGAACTGCTGTCGATGATCCACCTTTCCGGCTATGCCGACCGGCCAGTCTCGAAGCTTTCCGGCGGTCAGCGTCAGCGTGTTGCAATCGCCCGCGCGCTGGCAATCTCACCGAAGCTTTTCCTTCTCGATGAGCCGCTTTCGGCACTCGACGCGAAGCTCAGGGAGGCGATGCAGGTGGAACTGCGCCAGTTGCAGCAGCAGCTCGGGATTACGACGATCGTCGTCACGCACGACCAGCGCGAAGCAATGACGATGGCCGATACGGTGGTCGTCATGAATGGCGGGGAAATCCGCCAGGCGGCATCGCCGATCGAAATCTATCGCCGACCGGCGGACAGTTTCGTTGCCGACTTCATCGGCCAGACCAACCTGATCGAAGCCGAAGCGGACACGCGGGGCTATGTTTCCGTTCTCGGCCAGCCAGTGCAGGGCCTTGCCCTGCCTGACGGCGCCGCAAAGGCCATGCTTTCAATTCGTCCCGAGGACGTGCACCTGACGGCGCCGGGTGCCGGTGCGATTTCCGGCACGGTCACTTTCGTGCGCGATCTCGGCGGCACGATCGAAACGTTTGTCGATGTAGCCGGCCGCCAGATCGTCGCCGTTTCCACGCCGCGCGAGCGGCCGGACGTCACCGTCGGCCAGCAAGTCGGCGTCGCGCTCACTCCGGACGTTTGCGTGGTGCTCAGGAAATGA
- a CDS encoding ABC transporter substrate-binding protein produces the protein MKINSIKRRTLLGAGLAGASMLAMPAVLRAQDRSLKVGVYGGYFKDSFDKNIFPEFTKATGIAIESVAEPTGEAWLVQLEQAARAGQAPADVSMMSQVAMLKGQATELWAPLDMAKIKNASHLLDRFINKYPDGRVAGIGAVSWYITLVTNTDVFKEAPTSWTAFWDPANADKLGLLALVSNSFLLEVTAKTFMGGTNALDTEEGILKAFEKLAEVKPNVRLWYRDEAQFEQALKSGEIPMGQYYHDVTGLAAADGHPVRSTFPKEGGIQDSGCWALSRASQKAEEAHIFIDYMSQPSIQATLSRKVGTSPTVKRESTDLTDKEFAAVSSDIEPIIPRYDLYQTKSDWLNQKWTELIVG, from the coding sequence ATGAAAATCAATTCCATCAAGCGGCGCACGCTGCTGGGGGCGGGGCTTGCCGGCGCATCGATGCTGGCGATGCCGGCGGTGCTGAGGGCGCAGGACAGGTCGTTGAAGGTCGGCGTCTACGGCGGCTACTTCAAGGACTCGTTCGACAAGAACATCTTCCCCGAATTCACCAAGGCCACGGGCATCGCGATCGAGTCGGTCGCAGAGCCGACCGGTGAAGCCTGGCTCGTGCAGTTGGAACAGGCCGCTCGTGCCGGCCAGGCTCCGGCGGACGTCTCGATGATGTCGCAGGTCGCAATGCTCAAGGGCCAGGCGACCGAGCTCTGGGCGCCGCTCGATATGGCGAAGATCAAGAACGCCTCGCATCTGCTCGACCGGTTCATCAACAAGTATCCGGATGGCCGCGTCGCTGGCATCGGAGCCGTTTCCTGGTACATCACGCTCGTCACCAACACCGACGTCTTCAAGGAAGCGCCGACGTCGTGGACCGCCTTCTGGGATCCGGCAAATGCCGACAAGCTCGGGCTGCTCGCGCTCGTCTCCAATTCTTTCCTGCTCGAGGTGACCGCGAAGACCTTCATGGGCGGCACCAATGCGCTCGACACGGAGGAGGGCATCCTCAAGGCATTCGAGAAACTCGCCGAAGTGAAACCGAATGTCCGGCTCTGGTATCGCGACGAGGCGCAGTTCGAACAGGCGCTGAAGTCGGGTGAAATTCCGATGGGCCAGTATTATCACGACGTGACCGGTCTTGCGGCCGCAGACGGCCATCCGGTACGCTCTACCTTCCCCAAGGAAGGCGGCATCCAGGATTCCGGTTGCTGGGCGCTGTCGCGCGCTTCGCAGAAAGCGGAGGAAGCGCACATCTTCATCGACTATATGTCCCAGCCGTCGATTCAGGCGACGCTGTCGCGTAAGGTTGGCACCTCGCCGACGGTCAAGCGCGAATCGACTGATCTTACGGACAAGGAGTTTGCAGCCGTTTCGTCGGACATCGAGCCGATCATCCCGCGCTACGATCTCTACCAGACCAAGTCGGATTGGCTGAACCAGAAGTGGACGGAGCTGATCGTCGGCTGA
- a CDS encoding amino acid ABC transporter permease gives MIEFTFWDILRNLLFATRWTLLLSIVAFAGGTAVGLLILFARISKHPWLRRLGSGYIALFQGTPLLMQLFLMFFGLPMLGFRIEPWTAAALGLTFYASAYLAEIWRGGVEALPRGQWDAGASLGLHYLQELRLVILPQAFAITRPPAVGFLVQLIKSTALTSIIGFEELLRTANAINNATFEPFTVYGLVAVIFFVICYPLTQYARMLERRMPAH, from the coding sequence GTGATCGAATTCACTTTCTGGGATATTCTGCGCAATCTGCTTTTCGCGACGCGCTGGACGCTTCTGCTTTCGATCGTTGCCTTCGCCGGCGGGACTGCGGTCGGCCTGCTGATCCTGTTTGCCCGCATATCGAAGCACCCGTGGTTGCGCCGCCTCGGCTCAGGCTACATCGCGCTTTTCCAGGGAACACCGTTGCTCATGCAGCTCTTCCTGATGTTCTTCGGCCTGCCGATGCTGGGTTTCCGCATCGAGCCGTGGACGGCCGCGGCGCTCGGGCTCACCTTCTACGCCAGCGCCTATCTCGCCGAAATCTGGCGGGGCGGCGTGGAAGCGCTGCCGCGCGGTCAATGGGATGCTGGCGCCAGCCTCGGTCTGCACTATCTTCAGGAACTGCGCCTGGTCATCCTGCCGCAGGCCTTTGCGATCACGCGTCCGCCGGCTGTCGGCTTTCTCGTCCAGCTCATCAAGAGCACGGCGCTGACCTCGATCATCGGCTTCGAGGAGCTTCTCAGGACGGCCAATGCGATCAATAATGCAACTTTCGAACCTTTCACTGTCTATGGTCTGGTCGCCGTGATTTTCTTCGTGATTTGTTATCCCTTGACGCAATATGCGCGGATGCTCGAGCGGCGAATGCCAGCACATTGA
- a CDS encoding amino acid ABC transporter permease, whose protein sequence is MGYSLDFGWLHHAAGAIAHGAAMTLLLIACTTVLGILISILGAAARRSRYGVLRKAVASYVEVIRNTPFLVQLFFIFFGLPTIGIRLDSIVAAILAMTLNMAAYTTEIVGAGLDAVPRGQSEAALALGLRPRQVFVKIILPQALKVIFPALTSQVVIMMLESAVVSQIAVRELAHEADLLQARTFRSFETYLVVTMIYLGLSMAIRRCLVASGRRVLGAGVS, encoded by the coding sequence ATGGGCTACAGCCTCGACTTTGGATGGCTTCACCACGCCGCGGGCGCAATCGCCCACGGTGCGGCCATGACTTTGCTGTTGATCGCCTGCACCACGGTGCTCGGCATCCTCATCAGCATTCTCGGCGCTGCCGCGCGCCGCAGTCGCTATGGCGTGCTCCGCAAGGCAGTAGCAAGCTACGTCGAAGTGATCCGCAATACCCCGTTTCTGGTGCAGCTCTTTTTCATTTTCTTCGGTCTGCCGACCATAGGGATCCGCCTCGATTCAATCGTCGCGGCGATCCTGGCGATGACCCTCAACATGGCCGCCTACACGACCGAGATCGTCGGCGCCGGTCTCGATGCAGTTCCAAGGGGGCAGAGCGAGGCCGCTCTCGCGCTCGGCCTGAGGCCGCGTCAGGTTTTCGTCAAGATCATCCTGCCGCAGGCCCTCAAGGTAATCTTCCCGGCACTGACCAGCCAAGTTGTGATCATGATGTTGGAGTCGGCGGTCGTATCGCAGATTGCAGTGCGCGAGCTCGCGCATGAGGCCGACCTGCTGCAGGCACGGACATTCCGGTCCTTCGAAACCTACCTCGTCGTCACGATGATCTATCTCGGCCTGTCGATGGCGATCAGGCGATGCCTTGTCGCCAGTGGCCGGCGTGTGTTGGGGGCGGGCGTGTCGTGA
- a CDS encoding transporter substrate-binding domain-containing protein produces MTIQIKLKALFAAALMVGAAAGMAHADALDDIKAAGQINVGIFSDFPPFSSASADMSIKGYDIDVAQHIADALGVKLNLVSITGQNRIPYLNDKRVDILMSVGYSKERAEVIDFAAAYAPYYIAVIGPAELKVAGKDDLGDKTIAVNRGTLEDTSLTEAAPASADIQRFDNYNAVIQAFISGQTQLMVVGNDVGAQVLARQEALKPEQKFQLLTSPSHIGLNKNEERLKQSVNDTVAKMLSDGKLNESSEAWLKTPLNPDNLKD; encoded by the coding sequence ATGACAATCCAAATCAAGCTGAAAGCATTGTTTGCCGCCGCACTGATGGTCGGTGCCGCGGCTGGAATGGCTCATGCCGATGCTCTCGACGATATCAAGGCCGCCGGCCAGATCAATGTCGGCATCTTCTCTGATTTCCCGCCGTTCTCGTCGGCCAGTGCTGACATGAGCATCAAGGGATATGATATCGATGTCGCGCAGCACATCGCCGATGCGCTCGGCGTGAAGCTCAACCTCGTCAGCATTACCGGCCAGAACCGCATTCCCTATCTCAACGACAAGCGCGTCGACATCCTGATGAGCGTCGGTTACTCGAAGGAGCGTGCCGAGGTCATCGATTTCGCGGCCGCCTATGCTCCCTACTACATCGCCGTCATCGGCCCGGCCGAGCTCAAGGTCGCCGGCAAGGACGATCTCGGCGACAAGACGATCGCAGTCAATCGCGGGACGCTCGAGGACACTTCCCTCACCGAAGCCGCACCTGCCTCGGCGGACATCCAGCGGTTCGATAACTACAATGCCGTGATCCAGGCCTTCATTTCAGGCCAGACGCAGTTGATGGTGGTCGGTAACGACGTCGGCGCGCAGGTCCTTGCGCGGCAGGAGGCATTGAAGCCGGAACAGAAGTTCCAGTTGCTGACGTCACCGTCGCATATCGGCCTCAACAAGAATGAGGAGCGCCTGAAGCAATCGGTCAACGACACGGTCGCCAAAATGCTGTCTGACGGCAAGTTGAATGAAAGCTCCGAGGCGTGGCTGAAGACGCCGCTCAACCCCGACAACCTCAAGGACTAA
- the speB gene encoding agmatinase — translation MAWDEQKLSELKAKYGESHGGELFDPTFRKVADKIFTKSGTRLAPYSGIPTFLTAPYMPVDAENPDFGNLQVAIVGIPMDLGVTNRPGSRFGPRALRAIERIGPYNHVLGCAPVQDLRVADIGDVAFQSRYRLELSHDDIEKRINQIVDAGVVPLSVGGDHSITHPILKAVGKKRPVGMIHIDAHCDTGGAYDLTKFHHGGPFRNAVLDGVLDPTRVVQIGIRGSAEYLWEFSYESGMTVIHAEEVTGLGIPAIIEKARKIVGDGPTYLSFDIDSLDPSFAPGTGTPEVGGLTTREVLELIRGLKGVNLVGGDVVEVAPQYDATTNTAHAGAQVLFEILSLMVFSPAITGKAG, via the coding sequence ATGGCCTGGGATGAACAGAAGCTCAGCGAATTGAAGGCGAAATATGGCGAAAGTCACGGCGGCGAGCTCTTCGATCCGACGTTTCGCAAGGTCGCGGATAAGATCTTCACCAAGAGCGGGACGCGGCTGGCGCCCTATTCCGGCATCCCGACCTTCCTGACCGCGCCGTATATGCCGGTCGACGCCGAAAATCCGGATTTCGGCAACTTGCAGGTGGCGATCGTCGGCATACCGATGGATCTTGGTGTCACCAACCGCCCGGGCTCCCGTTTCGGACCGCGGGCGCTCCGTGCGATCGAACGCATTGGTCCCTACAACCATGTGCTCGGCTGCGCGCCCGTCCAGGATCTCCGCGTGGCCGATATCGGCGATGTTGCCTTCCAGAGCCGCTATCGGCTGGAACTCAGCCATGACGATATCGAAAAGCGCATCAACCAGATCGTCGATGCCGGCGTCGTGCCGCTTTCGGTCGGCGGCGACCATTCGATCACGCATCCGATCCTGAAGGCAGTCGGCAAGAAGCGCCCGGTCGGCATGATTCATATCGATGCGCACTGCGACACCGGCGGCGCCTATGACCTCACCAAGTTCCATCATGGCGGTCCGTTCCGCAACGCGGTCCTCGACGGCGTGCTCGACCCGACCCGCGTCGTCCAGATCGGCATCCGCGGCTCGGCCGAATATCTCTGGGAGTTCTCCTACGAGTCCGGCATGACCGTGATCCACGCCGAAGAAGTCACCGGCCTTGGCATTCCGGCTATCATCGAAAAGGCGAGGAAGATCGTCGGGGACGGTCCGACTTACCTCTCCTTCGATATCGACAGCCTCGACCCGAGTTTCGCTCCCGGGACCGGCACGCCGGAAGTCGGCGGCCTGACGACGCGCGAGGTGCTCGAACTCATCCGCGGCTTGAAGGGTGTCAATCTTGTCGGCGGCGATGTCGTCGAGGTTGCCCCGCAATATGACGCGACGACCAATACGGCCCATGCCGGTGCGCAGGTACTCTTCGAGATCCTGAGCCTGATGGTCTTCAGTCCGGCGATCACCGGCAAGGCCGGCTGA
- a CDS encoding LysR substrate-binding domain-containing protein has product MSSRLPPLNPLRAFEATARRGSVSAAARELNVTHGAISHQIRALELSFNATLFERGGKRLRLTPQGALLLPAVTHAFAEIAAATAAMTRPATSGELRITCVPALLSFWMIPRLHQFTEQFPDVRLTLIASNDAAHLHSPDVDVCLLYGDGNWNDCWAKLWSRLELFPVVSPTLLNMRPLRSVRDLRDHVMLHGDDGREWNTWLAAADAIDLQRGRQHFMSDARLSTEAALHNQGVALGDTITAGSLIARGELIAPFDLTVPANDAFFVACRNEIRAAPIVRVFIDWLFAALESDPMPELQVSARTIIRSRIPKPEAARKTAADGFQPVSSPARNRRPERPQKRKAKS; this is encoded by the coding sequence TTGTCGAGCCGCCTACCTCCTCTCAATCCGCTGCGTGCTTTCGAGGCGACCGCCCGGCGCGGCTCCGTTTCGGCTGCGGCGCGCGAGCTCAACGTTACGCACGGCGCCATCAGCCATCAGATCCGGGCACTCGAACTCTCCTTCAACGCCACGCTTTTCGAGCGTGGCGGCAAACGGCTGAGGCTGACCCCGCAAGGTGCCCTGCTGCTGCCGGCCGTCACCCATGCCTTCGCGGAGATCGCCGCCGCCACCGCCGCCATGACACGCCCGGCGACAAGCGGAGAACTCAGGATCACCTGCGTCCCGGCGCTGCTCTCCTTCTGGATGATCCCGCGCCTGCACCAGTTCACCGAACAGTTCCCGGACGTCAGGCTGACGCTGATCGCCTCCAACGATGCGGCGCATCTGCATTCCCCCGACGTCGATGTCTGCCTGCTCTACGGCGATGGCAACTGGAACGACTGCTGGGCGAAGCTCTGGAGCCGACTCGAGCTCTTCCCGGTCGTCAGCCCGACACTCCTCAATATGCGGCCGCTGCGCTCCGTGCGGGATCTGCGCGACCACGTGATGCTCCACGGCGACGACGGTCGCGAGTGGAACACCTGGCTAGCCGCCGCCGATGCGATCGATCTGCAGCGTGGCCGCCAGCATTTCATGAGCGACGCGCGGCTTTCGACCGAAGCCGCATTGCACAATCAGGGCGTCGCGCTCGGCGACACGATCACCGCGGGAAGCCTGATCGCGCGCGGCGAACTGATCGCCCCCTTCGATCTGACGGTGCCGGCCAACGATGCCTTCTTCGTCGCCTGCCGCAACGAGATCCGCGCCGCACCGATCGTCCGCGTCTTCATCGACTGGTTGTTCGCCGCGCTTGAGAGCGACCCGATGCCGGAGCTACAGGTTTCCGCCCGCACGATCATTCGAAGCCGCATTCCGAAGCCGGAAGCCGCGCGAAAGACGGCCGCGGACGGTTTTCAGCCCGTCTCGTCGCCGGCTCGGAACCGTCGCCCGGAACGCCCCCAGAAACGCAAGGCCAAATCATAG
- a CDS encoding aminotransferase: MPHFNPLVEKLAPPPVPSVLAWAKAYDGARGPLIDLSQAVPGYPAHPDMLKWLGEASASTAYTRYGAIEGETELRAAYAAHVASLYGAAVTAENIHITSGCNQAFMCAVMAIAGAGDTVLMTNPYYFNQETTLAMLGINVELVPCDAGAGFLPEVDAIASALRPGIRALALVSPNNPTGAVYPPELLERIHGACRKNGTWLILDETYRDFLPSADLAPHGLLQAKGWQDSFIGLYSFSKSFCIPGHRLGAITAGPALVEQITKIMDNLQICAPRAAQAAVAKAIPALADWRLANRVEIGARADALKEVMSRLPKWKLQAVGAYFAYIRHPFPDIDSQFVAEKLAKLAGVVCLPGDYFGEGQENYLRFAFANADVATIRKLEERLASFELPGI; this comes from the coding sequence ATGCCGCATTTCAATCCCCTCGTCGAAAAGCTCGCGCCGCCGCCGGTTCCCTCGGTGCTCGCCTGGGCGAAGGCCTATGACGGGGCAAGAGGCCCGTTGATCGATCTTTCGCAGGCGGTGCCGGGCTATCCCGCGCATCCGGACATGCTGAAATGGCTCGGCGAGGCTTCCGCCTCGACCGCCTACACCCGTTACGGCGCGATCGAGGGGGAGACGGAATTGCGTGCGGCCTATGCCGCCCATGTCGCCAGCCTCTATGGTGCGGCGGTTACGGCCGAAAACATTCACATCACCTCCGGCTGCAACCAGGCTTTCATGTGTGCCGTCATGGCGATCGCCGGGGCGGGCGACACGGTCCTGATGACCAACCCCTATTACTTCAATCAGGAGACGACGCTGGCGATGCTGGGCATCAATGTCGAACTGGTGCCCTGTGACGCCGGCGCCGGGTTCCTGCCGGAGGTGGACGCGATCGCCTCGGCGCTTCGGCCTGGCATTCGCGCGCTTGCCCTCGTCTCGCCAAACAACCCGACCGGCGCCGTCTATCCGCCGGAGTTGCTCGAGCGTATCCACGGCGCCTGCCGCAAGAACGGCACCTGGCTGATCCTCGACGAGACCTACCGTGACTTCCTGCCATCAGCCGACCTTGCGCCCCACGGTCTGCTTCAGGCGAAGGGCTGGCAGGACAGCTTCATCGGCCTCTACAGCTTCTCGAAATCCTTCTGCATTCCCGGCCACCGCCTCGGCGCGATCACCGCCGGTCCGGCGCTCGTCGAACAGATCACAAAGATCATGGATAACCTGCAGATCTGTGCCCCGCGCGCAGCACAGGCCGCCGTCGCTAAAGCGATTCCGGCGCTTGCCGATTGGCGGCTTGCGAACCGTGTTGAAATCGGCGCGCGCGCCGACGCCCTCAAGGAGGTCATGAGCCGCCTGCCGAAGTGGAAGCTGCAGGCGGTCGGGGCCTATTTCGCCTATATCCGCCACCCCTTCCCCGATATCGATTCGCAATTCGTTGCCGAGAAGCTGGCGAAGCTCGCCGGTGTGGTCTGCCTGCCCGGCGACTATTTCGGCGAGGGCCAGGAAAACTACCTGCGCTTTGCCTTCGCCAATGCCGATGTGGCGACGATCCGCAAGCTCGAAGAACGGCTCGCGAGCTTCGAGTTGCCCGGCATCTGA
- a CDS encoding DMT family transporter, whose amino-acid sequence MTQAAASVSSRNSLAMTALLLGGAAIGGSPIFVRLSEVGPMATAFWRVALALIPLVAWSWFRNAPAGDRRPQQLSDYAMLILPGVFLAIDLAAWHLSLTMTSVANATLLANLAPVFVTLASWALFRAQVSGVFVAGLATAIAGVVILKGGPAGLAAGNLLGDGIAVVAAMFYAGYILAIGKLRSRFDTNRIMIWSTASAAVCMLPMTLVAEPTLFPASAFGWAMLFGLAFVSHAGGQVAITYALAYLPAAFSSLTLLLQPVVAAILAWVLLSEPVGLAQAIGGAIVLVGILIARRG is encoded by the coding sequence GTGACTCAAGCCGCCGCTTCCGTTTCCTCCCGCAACTCGCTTGCGATGACAGCACTGCTGCTCGGCGGTGCTGCTATCGGGGGATCGCCGATCTTCGTGAGGCTCTCCGAGGTGGGGCCGATGGCGACCGCCTTCTGGCGCGTCGCCCTGGCGCTGATCCCGCTTGTCGCCTGGTCGTGGTTTCGGAACGCGCCAGCAGGCGACAGGCGGCCGCAGCAACTTTCCGACTATGCGATGCTTATCCTGCCCGGCGTCTTTCTCGCGATCGACCTCGCCGCCTGGCATCTTTCCCTGACCATGACATCCGTTGCGAATGCGACGCTGCTCGCAAATCTTGCGCCGGTCTTCGTCACGCTCGCAAGCTGGGCGCTGTTTCGCGCCCAGGTCAGCGGTGTCTTCGTCGCGGGGCTCGCGACGGCGATCGCCGGCGTCGTGATCTTGAAGGGCGGGCCAGCCGGGCTCGCCGCGGGCAACCTCCTCGGCGATGGCATCGCGGTCGTCGCCGCGATGTTCTATGCCGGTTATATCCTTGCGATCGGCAAATTGCGGAGCCGCTTCGACACCAACCGGATCATGATCTGGAGCACGGCCTCGGCGGCCGTCTGCATGCTGCCGATGACGCTCGTCGCCGAACCCACGCTTTTCCCGGCCAGTGCCTTCGGATGGGCGATGCTGTTCGGTCTCGCCTTTGTCAGTCATGCGGGCGGACAGGTGGCGATCACCTATGCGCTCGCCTACCTGCCGGCCGCCTTCTCGTCGTTGACCCTGCTGTTGCAGCCGGTTGTGGCGGCGATCCTCGCCTGGGTGCTGCTCAGTGAACCCGTGGGCCTCGCCCAGGCCATCGGCGGCGCGATCGTGCTCGTCGGGATCCTGATCGCCCGCCGCGGATAA
- a CDS encoding aldehyde dehydrogenase family protein, whose product MLDKRKFYINGEWVDPIEAKDLEVLNPATEQPIAVISMGTAADIDRAVAAAKKAFATYSQTSVEERLALLEKLLSIYKRRYDEMATTITMELGAPATMAREQQADVGVGHLQGFIDALKRLKTRDRLPNGDIMLREPVGVCGLITPWNWPINQIALKVVPALATGCTCVLKPSEFTPLNAMLYAEMVHEAGFPAGVFNLVNGDGINVGAVLSRHRDIDMMSFTGSTRAGIAVSKDAAETVKRVTLELGGKSPNIVFADADLEERVAGSILECFNNSGQSCDAPTRMLVERGVYDKVVQIARRVGAEARVGDPAKEGSHIGPLVSHIQFGRVQALIEAGIAEGGKLLVGGVGKPEGFETGYFVKPTIFADVDNTMRIAREEVFGPVLAIIPFDTEEEAIRIANDTNYGLAAYVQTGDPKRAERVAARLRAGMVHINGGPHRYGSPFGGYKQSGNGREGGLFGLEDFLEVKTVHVPDAA is encoded by the coding sequence ATGCTCGACAAGAGAAAGTTCTATATCAACGGCGAATGGGTCGATCCGATCGAGGCGAAGGATCTGGAGGTCCTGAATCCGGCGACCGAGCAACCGATTGCCGTGATTTCCATGGGTACCGCCGCCGATATCGATCGCGCCGTCGCCGCGGCGAAGAAGGCGTTCGCAACCTACAGCCAGACCAGCGTCGAGGAGCGTCTGGCGCTGCTCGAAAAGCTGCTTTCGATCTACAAGCGCCGTTATGACGAGATGGCCACAACGATCACCATGGAATTGGGCGCGCCGGCGACGATGGCGCGCGAGCAACAAGCCGATGTCGGCGTCGGCCACCTGCAGGGTTTCATCGACGCGCTGAAGCGCTTGAAGACGCGCGACCGGCTTCCGAACGGCGATATCATGCTGCGTGAGCCGGTCGGTGTTTGCGGCCTGATCACGCCCTGGAACTGGCCGATCAACCAGATCGCGCTAAAAGTCGTGCCGGCGCTTGCCACCGGCTGCACCTGCGTGCTGAAGCCCAGCGAATTCACGCCGCTCAACGCCATGCTTTACGCGGAGATGGTCCACGAGGCCGGCTTCCCGGCAGGTGTCTTCAATCTCGTCAACGGCGACGGGATCAACGTCGGTGCCGTGCTCTCGAGGCACAGGGACATCGACATGATGTCGTTCACCGGTTCGACCCGGGCTGGTATCGCCGTCAGCAAGGATGCGGCCGAAACGGTCAAGCGCGTCACGCTGGAACTTGGGGGCAAGTCGCCGAACATCGTCTTCGCCGACGCTGACCTTGAGGAACGCGTTGCCGGCAGCATCCTCGAATGCTTCAACAATTCCGGCCAGTCGTGCGACGCGCCGACGCGCATGCTGGTGGAGCGCGGCGTCTACGACAAGGTGGTGCAGATTGCGAGGCGTGTCGGTGCCGAGGCCAGGGTCGGCGATCCGGCGAAGGAGGGCTCACACATCGGGCCGCTTGTCAGCCACATCCAGTTTGGCCGCGTGCAGGCGCTGATCGAGGCGGGTATTGCCGAGGGCGGCAAACTGCTCGTCGGCGGTGTGGGCAAGCCGGAGGGCTTCGAGACCGGTTATTTCGTCAAGCCGACGATCTTCGCCGACGTCGACAACACGATGCGCATCGCACGCGAAGAAGTATTCGGTCCGGTGCTGGCGATCATTCCCTTCGATACGGAAGAGGAAGCGATCCGGATCGCCAACGACACCAATTATGGACTTGCGGCCTACGTCCAGACAGGGGATCCCAAACGGGCCGAACGCGTCGCCGCAAGGTTGCGCGCAGGCATGGTGCATATCAACGGCGGACCGCACCGCTATGGCAGCCCCTTCGGCGGCTACAAGCAGTCCGGCAATGGCCGCGAAGGCGGCCTGTTCGGCCTTGAGGATTTCCTCGAAGTGAAGACCGTGCACGTCCCCGACGCGGCTTGA